One Hordeum vulgare subsp. vulgare chromosome 4H, MorexV3_pseudomolecules_assembly, whole genome shotgun sequence DNA window includes the following coding sequences:
- the LOC123448200 gene encoding protein ZINC INDUCED FACILITATOR-LIKE 1-like isoform X2, whose protein sequence is MSANAEEEEGTSPLLSKEERHYHPGCPGCDHDRTKELQTGLPYKEFAYVWMICLTTALPISSLFPFLYFMIRDLHVAKRTEDIGFYAGFVGASFMFGRCLTSTLWGIAADRIGRKPVVVFGILSVVIFNTLFGLSVTYWMAIATRFLLGALNGLLGPMKAYAIEVCRPEHEPLALSLVSTAWGIGLIIGPALGGYLALPAEKYPNIFSPDSLFGRFPYFLPCLCTSVFAAIVLISCIWMPETLHKHKVSDDGNQSVEALEAHLIDPKEEVGQSNSSNTKKSLFKNWPLMSSIIVYCIFSFHDMAYTEVFSLWAESDRKYGGLSLSSEDVGQTLAITGASLLVYQLFMYPSIIKVLGPIKSSQIAAVLCIPILFAYPYMTYLSGPGLSIVLNIASVIKNNLGVTIITGTFILQNNAVPQNQRGAANGLAMTGMSFFKAVAPAGAGIVFSWAQKRQHAFFFPGDQMVFFLLNIIELLGLVLTFRPFLAVPEQYERN, encoded by the exons ATGTCGGCGaatgcggaggaggaggaggggacttcGCCGTTGCTGAGCAAGGAGGAGCGACACTACCACCCGGGCTGCCCGGGCTGCGACCACGACCGGACCAAGGAGCTCCAGACCGGGCTGCCCTACAAGGAATTCGCCTACGTCTGGATGATCTGTCTCACCACCG CTTTACCAATATCGTCATTGTTCCCCTTCTTGTATTTCATG ATAAGAGACTTGCATGTTGCAAAAAGAACAGAAGATATAGGGTTCTATGCTGGTTTTGTAG GTGCTTCTTTTATGTTTGGTAGATGTTTGACTTCAACTCTTTGGGGAATAGCAGCAGATCGTATTGGGAGGAAGCCTGTTGTTGTGTTTGGCATTCTCTCTGT GGTGATATTTAATACTTTGTTTGGGCTTAGTGTCACCTATTGGATGGCAATAGCTACAAGGTTTCTCCTTGGCGCTTTAAATGGCTTACTTGGACCAATGAAG GCTTATGCTATTGAAGTTTGCCGACCTGAACATGAACCTCTAGCACTATCACTT GTCAGCACGGCATGGGGTATAGGTCTCATCATTGGTCCTGCTCTTGGAGGCTACCTTGCACTG CCTGCAGAAAAATACCCAAATATATTTTCGCCTGACTCATTGTTTGGAAG GTTCCCGTACTTCTTACCATGCTTATGCACATCAGTCTTTGCTGCCATTGTTCTGATAAGCTGCATATGGATGCCG GAGACGTTACACAAGCATAAGGTCAGTGATGATGGAAATCAAAGCGTTGAAGCTTTGGAGGCCCATCTGATTGATCCAAAAGAGGAGGTTGGACAAAGTAATAGTTCGAATACCAAGAAGAGCTTATTCAAGAATTGGCCATTGATGTCATCTATAATTGTTTATTGCATATTCTCCTTCCACGACATGGCTTATACAGAG GTGTTCTCTCTGTGGGCTGAAAGTGACAGAAAGTATGGTGGACTGAGTTTATCATCTGAAGATGTAGGTCAGACACTTGCAATTACAG GTGCCAGTCTTCTTGTGTATCAACTATTTATGTATCCATCCATCATTAAAGTTCTTGGACCTATCAAATCTTCTCAGATTGCAGCT GTTCTGTGCATACCTATTCTCTTTGCTTACCCCTACATGACGTACCTGTCAGGACCTGGATTATCGATCGTACTGAATATTGCATCAGTAATAAAAAATAATCTTGGT GTTACCATCATCACAGGCACTTTCATCCTTCAAAACAATGCCGTG CCCCAGAACCAAAGAGGAGCAGCAAATGGATTAGCCATGACTGGAATGTCCTTTTTCAAGGCAGTTGCCCCTGCAGGCGCCGGCATTGT GTTCTCGTGGGCGCAGAAACGCCAACATGCTTTCTTCTTTCCAG GTGACCAGATGGTGTTCTTTCTGCTGAACATCATCGAGCTCCTTGGACTTGTCCTCACATTCAGACCCTTCCTGGCCGTGCCAGAGCAGTATGAAAGAAACTAG